The Candidatus Pantoea soli genome window below encodes:
- the oqxB gene encoding multidrug efflux RND transporter permease subunit OqxB, whose product MDFSRFFIDRPIFAAVLSILIFTTGLIAIPLLPISEYPNVVPPSVQVRAEYPGANPKVIADSVATPLEEAINGVENMMYMKSVAGSDGVLVTTVTFRPGTDPDQAQVQVQNRVAQAEARLPEEVRQLGLTTQKQSPTLTLVVHLFSPHGKYDSLYLRNYATLKVKDELARLPGVGQIQIFGAGDYAMRVWLYPDKVAARGMTAADVVSAMQEQNVQVSAGQLGAEPTKKASDFLLSINTQGRLESEEQFGNIILKTADDGTLVRLRDVARIEMGSGNYALRSQLNNKDAVGIGIFQSPGANAIDLSNAVRDKMAELATRFPDDVQWAAPYDPTVFVRDSIRAVVQTLFEAIVLVVLVVILFLQTWRASIIPLLAVPVSVVGTFSVLYLLGFSLNTLSLFGLVLAIGIVVDDAIVVVENVERNIEQGLTPVAAAHQAMREVSGPIIAIALVLCAVFVPMAFLSGVTGQFYKQFAVTIAISTVISAINSLTLSPALAAKLLKAHGAPKDMPTRLIDRLLGWLFRPFNRFFQRSSDGYETLVGKTLRRRGAVFGVYVLLLVGAGFMFHTVPGGFIPTQDKLYLIGGVKMPEGSSLARTDEVIRKMSEIGMNTEGVAYSVAFPGLNALQFTNTPNTGTVFFGLKPFSERSRSAAEINAELNAKIAKIQQGFGFSIMPPPILGLGQGSGYSLYVQDRAGLGYGALQTAINALSGAVMQTPGMMFPISSYQANVPQLDVQVDRDKAKAQGVSLTDLFSTLQVYLGSSYVNDFNKFGRTWRVMAQADGDFRDSVQDIANLRTRNDRGEMVPIGSMVNITTTYGPDPVIRYNGYPAADLIGEADPRVLSSAQAMEKLEALSGQVLPNGMNIQWTDLSYQQATQGNTAFIVFPVAVLLAFLVLAALYESWTLPLAVILIVPVTMLSALVGVWLTGGDNNVFVQVGLVVLMGLACKNAILIVEFARELEMQGKGIVEAALEACRLRLRPIVMTSIAFIAGTVPLILGEGAGAEVRGVTGITVFSGMLGVTLFGLFLTPVFYVTLRKLVTRKPQPEADVQTVS is encoded by the coding sequence ATGGATTTTTCCCGCTTTTTTATCGACCGACCGATCTTCGCGGCGGTGCTGTCGATTCTGATTTTTACCACCGGCCTGATCGCCATTCCGCTGCTGCCGATCAGTGAATATCCCAACGTTGTGCCGCCCAGCGTACAGGTACGCGCCGAATATCCGGGTGCCAACCCGAAAGTGATTGCCGACTCCGTGGCGACGCCGCTGGAAGAAGCCATCAACGGCGTGGAAAACATGATGTACATGAAATCCGTGGCCGGTTCAGATGGCGTGCTGGTGACCACCGTGACCTTCCGTCCAGGAACCGATCCGGATCAGGCCCAGGTGCAGGTGCAAAACCGCGTAGCGCAGGCCGAAGCGCGCCTGCCTGAAGAGGTGCGCCAGCTGGGTCTGACCACGCAGAAACAGTCGCCAACGCTGACGCTGGTGGTGCATCTGTTCTCGCCGCACGGCAAATACGATTCGCTCTACCTGCGTAACTACGCCACGCTGAAAGTGAAAGATGAGCTGGCCCGCCTGCCGGGCGTCGGCCAGATTCAGATCTTCGGTGCCGGCGATTACGCCATGCGCGTCTGGCTTTACCCTGACAAAGTTGCCGCGCGCGGAATGACAGCCGCAGATGTGGTCAGCGCCATGCAGGAGCAGAACGTGCAGGTCTCTGCCGGCCAGCTGGGCGCGGAGCCGACGAAGAAAGCGAGTGATTTTCTGCTGTCGATTAACACCCAGGGACGGCTGGAGAGTGAAGAGCAGTTTGGCAATATCATCCTGAAAACCGCCGATGACGGCACGCTGGTGCGCCTGCGTGACGTAGCGCGTATTGAGATGGGGTCCGGCAACTATGCCCTGCGCTCGCAGCTGAACAACAAAGATGCGGTGGGGATCGGTATTTTCCAGTCTCCGGGCGCCAATGCGATCGACCTCTCGAACGCGGTGCGTGACAAGATGGCCGAGCTGGCAACCCGCTTCCCGGATGATGTGCAGTGGGCTGCGCCATACGACCCGACGGTGTTTGTCCGCGATTCGATTCGTGCCGTGGTGCAGACGCTGTTTGAAGCCATTGTGCTGGTTGTCCTGGTGGTAATCCTGTTCCTGCAGACCTGGCGTGCCTCCATTATTCCGCTGCTGGCAGTGCCGGTGTCGGTGGTGGGCACCTTCAGCGTGCTCTATCTGCTGGGCTTTTCGCTGAATACCCTGAGTCTGTTCGGGCTGGTGCTGGCAATCGGTATCGTGGTGGACGACGCCATCGTGGTGGTGGAGAACGTCGAACGCAATATCGAACAGGGGCTGACGCCAGTGGCGGCGGCGCATCAGGCGATGCGCGAGGTTTCCGGGCCGATTATCGCCATTGCGCTGGTGCTGTGCGCCGTGTTCGTACCGATGGCGTTTCTTTCCGGCGTGACCGGCCAGTTCTATAAGCAATTTGCCGTGACCATCGCGATTTCCACGGTGATCTCGGCAATTAACTCGCTGACGCTCTCCCCGGCGCTGGCGGCGAAGCTGCTGAAAGCGCACGGCGCACCGAAAGATATGCCGACGCGGCTGATTGATCGCCTGCTGGGCTGGCTGTTCCGTCCGTTCAACCGCTTTTTCCAGCGCAGTTCAGACGGCTATGAGACGCTGGTTGGAAAAACCCTGCGCCGTCGCGGTGCAGTGTTTGGGGTGTATGTGCTGCTTCTGGTGGGCGCCGGCTTTATGTTCCATACCGTGCCGGGCGGCTTCATTCCGACGCAGGACAAGCTCTACCTGATTGGTGGCGTCAAGATGCCGGAAGGTTCCTCGCTGGCGCGTACCGATGAAGTGATTCGCAAGATGAGCGAAATCGGCATGAACACCGAAGGCGTGGCCTACTCAGTCGCCTTCCCGGGTCTGAATGCGCTGCAGTTTACCAATACGCCCAACACCGGCACGGTATTCTTTGGCCTGAAACCCTTCAGCGAGCGCAGCCGCAGCGCGGCGGAAATTAACGCCGAGCTGAATGCCAAAATTGCCAAAATTCAGCAGGGCTTTGGCTTCTCAATTATGCCACCGCCGATTCTCGGTTTAGGTCAGGGCTCCGGCTATTCGCTGTATGTGCAGGATCGCGCCGGGCTGGGGTATGGCGCATTGCAGACCGCCATCAACGCGCTTTCCGGTGCGGTGATGCAAACGCCAGGCATGATGTTCCCGATCTCCTCCTATCAGGCCAACGTGCCGCAGCTGGATGTGCAGGTGGACCGTGATAAAGCCAAAGCGCAGGGCGTCTCGCTGACGGACCTGTTCAGTACGCTGCAGGTGTATCTGGGATCGTCCTACGTCAATGATTTCAACAAGTTTGGCCGCACCTGGCGCGTGATGGCGCAGGCCGATGGCGATTTCCGCGACAGCGTGCAGGATATCGCTAACCTGCGCACCCGCAATGACCGCGGCGAGATGGTGCCGATTGGCAGTATGGTGAACATCACCACCACCTATGGCCCGGATCCGGTGATTCGCTATAACGGCTATCCGGCCGCAGACCTGATTGGGGAAGCCGATCCGCGCGTGCTTTCGTCAGCACAGGCGATGGAAAAACTGGAGGCGCTCTCTGGTCAGGTGCTGCCAAACGGGATGAACATTCAGTGGACCGACCTGAGCTATCAGCAGGCGACCCAGGGCAATACGGCGTTTATTGTCTTCCCGGTGGCGGTGCTGCTGGCGTTCCTGGTGCTGGCGGCACTCTATGAGAGCTGGACGCTGCCGCTGGCGGTGATTCTGATTGTGCCCGTGACCATGCTGTCGGCTCTGGTGGGCGTCTGGCTCACCGGCGGCGATAACAACGTCTTCGTGCAGGTGGGTCTGGTGGTGCTAATGGGCCTGGCCTGTAAGAACGCCATCCTGATTGTTGAATTCGCCCGCGAGCTGGAGATGCAGGGGAAAGGCATTGTCGAGGCGGCGCTGGAAGCCTGTCGCCTGCGTCTGCGCCCGATCGTCATGACGTCGATCGCCTTTATCGCCGGGACGGTGCCGTTGATTCTGGGTGAAGGTGCCGGTGCGGAAGTGCGCGGCGTCACCGGCATCACGGTGTTCTCCGGTATGCTTGGCGTCACGCTGTTTGGCTTGTTCCTGACGCCGGTGTTTTATGTCACGCTGCGCAAGCTGGTAACGCGCAAGCCGCAGCCGGAAGCCGACGTGCAGACGGTGTCATAA
- a CDS encoding efflux RND transporter periplasmic adaptor subunit has protein sequence MHLQTYGVRRAVSLSGVVLLGSLLAGCDRGVAQNAPPPPPEVSVAQVVEQRVSHWDSFNGRIEAVQSVQLRPRVSGYIDQVNYREGDEVKKGQVLFTIDDRTYRATLEQAQAELANARTQAALARSESARTDKLIGTNVVSREEWEQRRSAAHQAQASVLAAQAAVDMAQLNLDFTRVTAPIDGRASRAMITTGNLVTAGDSASVLTTLVSQDRMYVYFDVDESTYLHYQALARQGENRGSLPVEIALTGETGFPHRGTVDFLDNQLTASTGTIRMRATLDNRQRQFTPGLFARVRLPGRADSRALLIDDKAILTDQDRKYVYVLDAQGKAERRDIQPGEMADGLRIVQQGLKPDDKVIVNGLQKVFMPGMPVKAQPVAMRAAQ, from the coding sequence ATGCATCTGCAAACATATGGGGTTCGTCGGGCCGTAAGCCTGTCAGGAGTGGTGTTGCTGGGTAGCCTGCTGGCCGGATGCGATCGGGGAGTGGCGCAAAACGCCCCGCCCCCGCCGCCTGAAGTGAGTGTCGCGCAGGTTGTCGAACAGCGGGTCAGCCACTGGGATAGCTTTAACGGGCGCATTGAGGCGGTGCAGAGCGTTCAGCTGCGTCCGCGCGTGTCGGGCTATATCGATCAGGTCAACTATCGCGAAGGCGATGAGGTGAAAAAAGGCCAGGTGCTGTTCACCATTGACGATCGCACCTATCGCGCCACCCTGGAGCAGGCGCAGGCCGAACTGGCCAATGCGCGCACCCAGGCGGCGCTGGCGCGCAGTGAATCCGCGCGCACTGATAAGCTGATCGGCACTAACGTGGTCTCCCGCGAAGAGTGGGAACAACGCCGCTCGGCCGCGCATCAGGCGCAGGCCAGCGTGCTGGCCGCGCAGGCCGCCGTGGATATGGCGCAGCTGAACCTCGATTTCACCCGCGTGACGGCACCGATTGATGGCCGCGCCAGCCGGGCGATGATCACCACCGGTAACCTGGTGACCGCCGGTGACAGCGCCAGCGTGCTGACCACGCTGGTCTCGCAGGATCGCATGTATGTCTATTTCGACGTCGATGAATCCACCTACCTGCACTACCAGGCGCTGGCGCGTCAGGGAGAGAACCGCGGTTCGCTGCCGGTGGAGATCGCCCTTACCGGCGAAACGGGGTTCCCGCACCGCGGCACCGTTGATTTTCTTGATAACCAGCTGACCGCCAGCACCGGCACCATCCGCATGCGCGCCACGCTGGACAACCGCCAGCGGCAGTTCACGCCCGGGCTGTTCGCCCGCGTGCGGTTGCCGGGCCGCGCGGATTCCCGTGCGCTGCTGATTGACGACAAGGCGATTCTGACCGATCAGGATCGTAAGTATGTGTATGTGCTTGACGCACAAGGCAAAGCCGAACGCCGCGACATTCAGCCGGGCGAGATGGCTGACGGGCTGCGCATTGTGCAGCAGGGTCTGAAGCCGGACGATAAAGTGATCGTTAACGGTTTGCAGAAAGTGTTTATGCCAGGCATGCCGGTGAAAGCTCAGCCGGTGGCGATGCGCGCCGCGCAATAA
- a CDS encoding helix-turn-helix domain-containing protein, giving the protein MMSDAFIHDLIDWIDNNIEARLDLDTVADRAGYSKWHLQRMFKEHTGYPLGEYIRAKKLKKSADRLTTTNEPILNVAISLGFDSQQSFNRSFKRQYGVAPGAWRRHAAHSPGAMQQ; this is encoded by the coding sequence ATGATGAGCGACGCCTTTATTCACGATCTGATTGACTGGATTGATAACAACATTGAAGCACGTCTGGATTTGGATACGGTGGCGGACCGCGCAGGCTACTCAAAATGGCACCTGCAGCGCATGTTCAAAGAGCACACCGGCTATCCGCTGGGCGAATACATCCGGGCGAAAAAGCTGAAGAAATCGGCGGATCGTCTGACGACCACCAACGAACCGATCCTCAACGTGGCCATTTCGCTGGGCTTCGATTCGCAGCAGTCGTTTAACCGCAGCTTTAAACGCCAGTACGGGGTGGCACCCGGCGCGTGGCGTCGTCATGCCGCACACAGCCCGGGTGCGATGCAGCAGTAA
- a CDS encoding ribonuclease domain-containing protein has translation MSKIRWIGLLLALVVSWIGLKPHLSGKPATGQADIAQQTEAQHVARWLQQHHRLPDFYLTKSEARRQGWNPAKGNLCDVLPGRAIGGDRFSNREKRLPAQSGRQWYEADVNYRCGHREADRLLYSSDGLIFLTTDHYRSFTPVP, from the coding sequence ATGTCAAAAATACGCTGGATTGGACTTCTTCTCGCACTGGTTGTCAGCTGGATCGGATTAAAACCGCACCTGAGCGGTAAACCGGCCACCGGCCAGGCGGATATCGCGCAGCAAACCGAGGCGCAACACGTGGCCCGCTGGCTGCAGCAGCACCATCGATTACCCGATTTTTACCTGACGAAAAGTGAAGCGCGCCGGCAGGGCTGGAACCCGGCCAAAGGCAATCTGTGTGACGTGCTGCCGGGCAGGGCAATTGGCGGCGATCGTTTCAGCAACCGTGAAAAGCGGCTGCCCGCGCAATCCGGCCGGCAGTGGTATGAAGCGGATGTGAACTATCGTTGCGGCCACCGCGAGGCCGATCGTCTGTTGTACTCTTCTGATGGTCTGATTTTTCTGACCACCGACCACTATCGCAGTTTCACCCCGGTACCCTGA
- a CDS encoding barstar family protein, with the protein MLTLTFDFARLADRQAFYQALVQQSGCPPHFGYNLDALWDWLTGGMALPATLHLQHAGQAEESAEFAPVLALLAEAAQQTAGELRLVYS; encoded by the coding sequence ATGCTGACGCTGACCTTTGATTTTGCCCGACTCGCTGACCGCCAGGCGTTTTATCAGGCGCTGGTGCAGCAAAGCGGCTGTCCGCCGCATTTCGGCTATAACCTTGATGCCCTGTGGGACTGGCTGACTGGCGGCATGGCCCTGCCAGCCACGCTGCATTTGCAGCATGCCGGTCAGGCGGAGGAGAGTGCGGAATTTGCGCCGGTGCTGGCACTGCTGGCGGAAGCGGCGCAGCAAACCGCCGGTGAGCTGCGCCTGGTGTATAGCTGA
- a CDS encoding virulence factor SrfC family protein, with protein MRTAKKATPVTPAKRLSLLQETLDGALNWVETHQAHSPRLTLEADTLRLQLRRARVESHALARQLARPVTLALFGQSQAGKAWLLSEMVGDAQGQLIARLGDRTLNYFQNINPGNADFAIATRFTHQREAPSGAWPLEMTLLSDAELIRLILASASRDAQPDSAAVDAGLQRLQRHRQSELQPGLDSDALITLWAWSRRQHCHAEALDRHFWLQATELAPWLNTDDRVQLFALLWPGQPALSECLRHLLHLRHQLRQAPRVLAPLSLLSDDAALPAEKLIGSEAEDDEMIEVCPVVGNRVAKPQQVPLGLLALLTLEITLPLCSTPRQALYDDADMLELPAPGTPADRHQQEELMRLRQRDALRATLLDQKRALLPGLYAARQGIDLMLICTAASQRQDADRAASALREWQLHQQVSKPRLIWAITPHDARYQQQQMNVDEAVQRQIGQPGQSWGSMLALDRAGVDRMGSWLQDEMQPEARRDRLAQQLTQLQQKLVERLQPWTESSATPEQAVRKQAISDTLLKCLQHRTGLHGELLERLQPSREAVRQLWLSQSASHVAPVHSSKTDIAGQSYFGIGFEFDLFKDEPVATAEPRAAGQRDQQFPQQVLALWLEHLRQLPESRSLLALLNVDKATLELLVEELITASFRLNILSKLQQALNEPEAQASAHEARTDRQVSRAMTVLGDFVAWLGFLQRPESERPESRVNRGQTIFARPPAPSVTFSPGQRLTRLSAAPANHTAYYIYDWLVGLNTVIVENNGYTGGGDLPAQARQMLAVLLLPLHA; from the coding sequence ATGAGAACTGCGAAAAAAGCCACGCCTGTCACGCCTGCCAAACGGCTGAGTCTGTTGCAGGAAACCCTTGACGGCGCACTGAACTGGGTGGAGACCCATCAGGCGCACTCACCGCGTCTGACGCTGGAAGCCGATACGCTGCGCCTGCAGCTGCGCCGGGCGCGGGTAGAGAGCCACGCACTGGCGCGCCAGCTGGCACGTCCGGTCACGCTGGCGCTGTTTGGCCAGTCACAGGCCGGTAAAGCCTGGCTGCTGAGTGAGATGGTCGGCGATGCGCAGGGACAGCTGATCGCCCGCCTCGGCGATCGCACCCTTAACTATTTCCAGAACATCAATCCGGGCAATGCAGATTTTGCCATTGCCACCCGCTTTACCCATCAGCGTGAAGCGCCGTCCGGGGCCTGGCCGCTGGAGATGACGCTGCTGAGCGATGCCGAGCTGATCCGCCTGATACTGGCCAGTGCCAGTCGCGACGCGCAGCCGGACAGCGCAGCCGTTGACGCCGGGCTGCAGCGTCTGCAGCGCCATCGACAGAGCGAGCTTCAGCCTGGCCTTGATAGCGATGCGCTGATTACGCTGTGGGCGTGGAGTCGCCGTCAGCACTGCCATGCGGAGGCGCTGGATCGGCACTTCTGGCTACAGGCAACCGAACTGGCCCCGTGGCTCAACACGGATGACCGCGTGCAGCTGTTTGCGCTGCTGTGGCCCGGTCAGCCTGCGCTGAGCGAGTGTCTGCGCCACCTGCTTCATCTGCGTCATCAGTTGCGTCAGGCACCGCGCGTGCTGGCACCGCTCAGCCTGCTGAGCGATGATGCGGCGCTGCCGGCGGAAAAACTGATCGGCAGCGAGGCTGAGGACGATGAGATGATTGAAGTCTGTCCGGTGGTGGGCAATCGCGTTGCTAAACCGCAGCAGGTGCCGCTGGGCCTGCTGGCGCTGCTAACGCTGGAGATCACGCTGCCGCTCTGCTCCACGCCGCGCCAGGCGCTGTACGATGACGCCGATATGCTGGAGCTGCCGGCACCGGGCACCCCGGCCGATCGCCATCAGCAGGAAGAGCTGATGCGGCTGCGCCAGCGTGATGCGCTGCGCGCCACGCTGCTGGACCAGAAACGCGCCCTGCTGCCCGGCCTTTACGCCGCGCGTCAGGGCATTGATTTAATGCTGATCTGCACCGCGGCCAGTCAGCGTCAGGATGCGGACCGCGCGGCCAGCGCGCTGCGCGAGTGGCAGCTGCATCAGCAGGTCAGTAAACCGCGCCTGATCTGGGCCATTACCCCGCACGATGCGCGCTATCAGCAGCAGCAGATGAATGTGGATGAAGCGGTGCAGCGGCAGATTGGGCAGCCGGGTCAGAGCTGGGGATCGATGCTGGCGCTGGATCGCGCGGGCGTCGATCGCATGGGCAGCTGGCTGCAGGATGAGATGCAGCCGGAAGCGCGGCGCGACCGCCTGGCGCAGCAGCTGACGCAGCTGCAGCAGAAACTGGTGGAACGGCTGCAGCCGTGGACGGAATCCAGCGCGACGCCAGAGCAGGCCGTGCGCAAACAGGCGATTTCAGACACGCTGCTGAAGTGCCTGCAGCATCGTACCGGCCTGCACGGAGAGCTCCTGGAGCGTTTACAGCCTTCACGTGAAGCGGTGCGGCAGCTATGGCTGAGCCAGAGCGCGTCTCACGTTGCGCCGGTGCACAGCAGTAAAACCGACATTGCCGGGCAGAGCTATTTTGGCATTGGCTTTGAGTTCGACCTGTTTAAAGATGAACCGGTGGCAACCGCCGAGCCGCGTGCCGCCGGGCAGCGCGATCAGCAGTTTCCGCAACAGGTGCTGGCGCTGTGGCTGGAGCATTTGCGCCAGCTGCCGGAAAGCCGCAGCCTGCTGGCGCTGCTGAACGTCGATAAAGCCACGCTGGAACTGCTGGTTGAGGAGCTGATCACCGCCAGTTTCCGTCTCAATATTCTCAGCAAACTGCAGCAGGCGCTGAATGAGCCGGAGGCGCAGGCCAGCGCACACGAGGCGCGTACCGATCGTCAGGTCTCGCGCGCGATGACGGTGCTGGGGGATTTCGTGGCCTGGCTGGGCTTTTTGCAACGGCCGGAGAGCGAACGGCCGGAGAGCCGCGTTAACCGCGGGCAGACGATTTTTGCCCGCCCGCCGGCTCCCAGCGTCACCTTCTCACCGGGTCAGCGCCTGACGCGTCTGTCAGCCGCCCCGGCCAACCACACCGCCTATTACATTTATGACTGGCTGGTCGGCCTGAATACGGTCATTGTGGAGAACAACGGCTACACCGGCGGCGGCGATTTACCGGCGCAGGCCAGGCAGATGCTGGCGGTGCTGCTGCTGCCGCTGCATGCCTGA